Proteins encoded by one window of Microbacterium testaceum:
- a CDS encoding ATP-dependent helicase, with the protein MADVLERFGPATQDWFRGAFSAPTNAQKGAWESVSSGRNALVVAPTGSGKTLSAFLFAIDRVFREKGPEVPDAAPARRGKKTAPKAPPTTTRILYISPLKALGVDVERNLRSPLVGIGQSARRLGIEVPSVTVGVRSGDTSSSDRRKLVTAPPDILITTPESLYLMLTSQAAETLRGVHTVIIDEVHAVAATKRGAHLAVSLERLDALLDAPAQRIGLSATVRPIDEVARFLGGAQPVDIVAPKATKAFDLSVVVPIDDMLNPPPPPGSPAPDEAGDGEWFSERPESTEVAGSVWPHVEEAIVDRILQRRSTIVFANSRRLAERLTGRLNEIYAERQGIDVPEPTVPAATMAQAGSSAGVAAILAKAHHGSVSKEQRAQVEDELKSGALRCVVATSSLELGIDMGSVDLVIQVESPPSAASGLQRVGRAGHQVGEVSRAALFPKHRSDVLHTAVVTERMLAGRIEAISVPQNPLDILAQQTVAASALGAIDVEEWFETVKRSAPFRSLPRSAYEATLDLLAGRYPSDEFAELRPRLVWDRDAGTLTGRPGAQRVAVTSGGTIPDRGLFGVFVAGESQNARVGELDEEMVYESRVNDVFTLGTTSWRIVEITHDRVNVLPAFGQPGKLPFWHGDGIGRPAELGEALGKFSRDIAGVDRAKAEERLRESGLDDNAITNLLAYLAEQREATGSLPTDRTLTVERSRDEVGDWRIILHSPYGMQVHSPWALAVNARIRERLGVEGAAVASDDGIIARVPDAAAEPPGADLFVFEADELEQIVTDEVGGSALFASRFRECAARALLLPRLNPNRRSPLWQQRQRSAQLLEVAKRHPAFPIILETLREVLQDVYDLPALLRVTRQIGERKIRLVEITTSQPSPYARDLLFGYVGAFMYEGDSPLAERRAAALSVDPALLSELLGKVEMRELLDPDVIAQFEREAQRLDPDRRARGVEGVADLLRILGPLDATEVAARLDTEGDALAEAEQHLASLVDDRRAIRVTIAGVSRTAGIEDAGRLRDALGAALPVGIPNAFLEPFPDPLGDLVARFARTHAPFTTDAVAERLGVGVAVARRTLQRLESQGRLSSGFFLPEASGGNRGDETEWCDVEVLRRLRMRSLAAIRGSVEPVPPAAYARFLPVWQHLGRPLEGIDGVLAVIEQLAGVPIPASAWESLVLPSRVTDYSPALLDELTATGEVVWSGHGTLPGRDGWIALHPAEAAPFTLQDPEDADDPAPDSLEARILAALEGGGAYFATQLTQLAGAQNEQSVNDALWALTWAGRVTNDTFAPVRTLLSGGGQSHRVARRAPRARMYRGATMPRATSAPRPPSLGGRWSLLPEREADPAARATATASLLLDRYGVVTRGAVQSEGVPGGFAQVYRILAGFEEAGHCRRGYVIEKLGAAQFAASATVDRLREFAAVADPPPLRTVTLAATDPANPYGAALGWPAIEGVTHRPGRKAGGLVVLVDGELTLYLERGGRSALAFTDAEPALQAAARHLAETAKKRRLETLTVEQVNGEFVYGTAVGRALREAGFVESPKGLTLRKLTAGDTLREAARA; encoded by the coding sequence ATGGCCGACGTGTTGGAGAGATTCGGTCCTGCGACGCAGGACTGGTTCCGTGGAGCGTTCTCGGCGCCGACCAACGCCCAGAAGGGCGCGTGGGAATCCGTGTCGTCGGGCCGCAACGCGCTCGTGGTCGCGCCCACCGGTTCGGGAAAAACGCTGTCGGCCTTCCTCTTCGCGATCGACCGGGTGTTCCGCGAGAAGGGCCCCGAGGTCCCGGATGCCGCTCCCGCACGCCGAGGCAAGAAGACCGCCCCGAAGGCACCCCCGACCACGACGCGCATCCTCTACATCTCGCCGCTGAAGGCCCTCGGCGTCGACGTCGAGCGCAACCTCCGCTCGCCGCTCGTCGGGATCGGGCAGTCCGCGCGCCGCCTCGGGATCGAGGTGCCCTCGGTGACCGTGGGCGTCCGCTCGGGCGACACGAGTTCGAGCGACCGCCGCAAGCTGGTGACCGCACCTCCCGACATCCTCATCACCACGCCCGAGTCGCTGTACCTCATGCTCACGAGCCAGGCGGCCGAGACGCTGCGCGGCGTGCACACGGTGATCATCGACGAGGTGCACGCGGTCGCGGCCACCAAGCGCGGCGCACACCTGGCCGTGAGCCTCGAGCGGCTCGACGCCCTGCTCGACGCGCCGGCTCAGCGCATCGGACTCTCGGCGACCGTGCGTCCGATCGACGAGGTGGCCCGCTTCCTCGGCGGAGCGCAGCCCGTCGACATCGTCGCCCCCAAGGCGACCAAAGCCTTCGACCTCTCGGTCGTGGTGCCGATCGACGACATGCTCAACCCGCCGCCGCCCCCGGGGTCGCCGGCTCCCGACGAAGCCGGTGACGGCGAGTGGTTCTCCGAGCGCCCCGAGAGCACCGAGGTGGCCGGCTCGGTCTGGCCGCACGTCGAAGAGGCCATCGTCGACCGCATCCTCCAGCGCCGCTCGACGATCGTGTTCGCGAACTCGCGGCGTCTGGCCGAACGACTGACCGGTCGACTCAACGAGATCTACGCCGAGCGGCAGGGCATCGACGTGCCCGAGCCGACGGTTCCCGCGGCCACGATGGCTCAGGCGGGCTCGTCCGCCGGGGTCGCCGCGATTCTCGCCAAGGCTCACCACGGATCGGTGTCGAAAGAACAGCGTGCCCAGGTCGAGGACGAGCTCAAGTCGGGAGCGCTGCGCTGCGTCGTCGCGACCAGCAGCCTCGAGCTCGGTATCGACATGGGCTCGGTCGACCTCGTCATCCAGGTCGAGTCGCCGCCCAGCGCGGCATCCGGCCTCCAGCGCGTGGGACGCGCCGGCCACCAGGTCGGCGAGGTCAGCCGGGCGGCCCTCTTCCCCAAGCACCGCAGCGACGTCCTGCACACCGCCGTCGTCACCGAGCGCATGCTCGCCGGGCGCATCGAGGCCATCTCGGTCCCGCAGAACCCGCTCGACATCCTCGCGCAGCAGACGGTCGCCGCCTCGGCGCTGGGCGCGATCGACGTCGAGGAGTGGTTCGAGACGGTCAAGCGCAGCGCGCCGTTCCGCTCGCTCCCCCGGTCGGCGTACGAGGCCACCCTCGACCTGCTGGCCGGTCGCTATCCCTCTGACGAGTTCGCCGAGCTGCGCCCCCGCCTGGTCTGGGATCGCGACGCCGGCACCCTCACCGGCCGGCCCGGAGCGCAGCGCGTCGCGGTCACCAGCGGCGGAACGATCCCCGACCGGGGCCTCTTCGGCGTGTTCGTCGCGGGCGAGTCGCAGAACGCCCGCGTCGGAGAGCTCGACGAAGAGATGGTCTACGAGTCGCGCGTCAACGACGTCTTCACCCTCGGCACCACGAGCTGGCGCATCGTCGAGATCACCCACGACCGCGTCAACGTGCTGCCCGCCTTCGGCCAGCCCGGCAAGCTCCCGTTCTGGCACGGGGACGGCATCGGTCGCCCGGCCGAACTCGGCGAAGCTCTCGGCAAGTTCTCGCGCGACATCGCCGGCGTCGACCGGGCTAAGGCCGAGGAGCGCCTGCGCGAATCGGGCCTCGACGACAACGCCATCACCAACCTGCTGGCGTACTTGGCCGAGCAGCGCGAGGCCACCGGCAGCCTCCCCACCGACAGGACGCTGACCGTCGAACGCAGCCGCGACGAGGTCGGGGACTGGCGCATCATCCTGCATTCCCCGTACGGCATGCAGGTCCATTCCCCCTGGGCCCTCGCGGTGAACGCCCGCATCCGAGAGCGCCTCGGCGTCGAGGGCGCGGCCGTGGCGAGCGACGATGGCATCATCGCCCGAGTTCCGGATGCCGCGGCCGAGCCGCCCGGGGCCGACCTGTTCGTCTTCGAGGCCGACGAACTCGAGCAGATCGTCACCGATGAGGTGGGCGGATCCGCGCTGTTCGCCTCGCGCTTCCGGGAGTGCGCGGCCCGTGCGCTGCTCCTGCCGCGATTGAACCCGAACCGCCGGTCGCCGCTGTGGCAGCAGCGGCAACGCTCCGCTCAGCTGCTCGAGGTGGCCAAGCGGCATCCGGCATTCCCGATCATCCTCGAGACCCTCCGCGAGGTCTTGCAGGACGTCTACGACCTGCCCGCCCTTCTGCGCGTGACCCGACAGATCGGCGAGCGCAAGATCCGCCTCGTCGAGATCACCACCTCGCAGCCGTCTCCCTACGCCCGAGATCTGCTCTTCGGCTACGTGGGCGCCTTCATGTACGAGGGCGACTCCCCGCTGGCCGAGCGTCGTGCCGCGGCCCTGTCGGTCGACCCGGCACTGCTGAGCGAGCTGCTCGGCAAGGTCGAGATGCGCGAGCTGCTCGACCCCGACGTCATCGCGCAGTTCGAGCGCGAGGCCCAGCGCCTCGATCCCGACCGTCGTGCCCGCGGCGTCGAAGGCGTGGCCGATCTGCTGCGCATCCTCGGTCCGCTCGACGCCACCGAGGTGGCCGCGAGACTCGACACCGAGGGCGACGCGCTCGCCGAGGCCGAGCAGCACCTCGCCAGCCTGGTCGACGACCGGCGCGCCATCCGCGTGACGATCGCGGGCGTCTCCCGCACGGCCGGGATCGAAGACGCCGGGCGACTCCGCGACGCTCTCGGCGCGGCGCTTCCGGTCGGCATCCCGAACGCGTTCCTCGAACCGTTCCCCGATCCGCTCGGCGACCTCGTCGCGCGTTTCGCCCGCACGCACGCGCCGTTCACGACCGATGCCGTCGCCGAACGCCTCGGCGTCGGCGTGGCGGTCGCGCGGCGGACATTGCAGCGCCTCGAGTCGCAGGGGCGCCTGTCCAGCGGCTTCTTCCTGCCCGAAGCCTCGGGCGGAAACCGGGGCGACGAGACCGAGTGGTGCGACGTCGAGGTCCTCCGGCGACTGCGAATGCGCTCCCTCGCGGCCATCCGCGGCAGCGTCGAGCCCGTTCCTCCGGCCGCGTACGCGCGCTTCCTCCCCGTCTGGCAGCACCTCGGGCGCCCCCTCGAGGGCATCGACGGGGTGCTGGCGGTGATCGAGCAGCTCGCGGGTGTCCCGATCCCGGCCAGCGCCTGGGAATCGCTCGTCCTGCCCTCACGCGTCACCGACTACTCCCCCGCCCTGCTCGACGAGCTCACCGCCACCGGCGAAGTGGTCTGGTCGGGGCACGGCACCCTTCCCGGTCGCGACGGGTGGATCGCCTTGCACCCGGCGGAGGCAGCGCCGTTCACCCTGCAGGATCCCGAGGACGCCGACGACCCCGCACCCGACTCGCTCGAGGCGCGCATCCTCGCCGCGCTCGAGGGCGGGGGCGCCTACTTCGCCACCCAGCTCACGCAACTCGCCGGAGCTCAGAACGAGCAGTCCGTCAACGACGCCCTGTGGGCCCTCACCTGGGCCGGACGTGTGACGAACGACACCTTCGCCCCGGTTCGCACCCTGCTGAGCGGCGGTGGTCAGTCGCACCGCGTGGCACGGCGTGCCCCCCGCGCGCGCATGTACCGGGGAGCCACCATGCCGCGCGCGACCTCCGCGCCGCGACCCCCGTCCCTCGGCGGTCGATGGTCGCTGCTGCCCGAACGCGAAGCCGACCCGGCGGCCCGAGCCACAGCGACCGCGAGCCTCCTCCTCGATCGCTACGGGGTGGTGACGCGCGGGGCCGTGCAGTCCGAGGGGGTTCCCGGCGGCTTCGCGCAGGTGTACCGCATCCTCGCCGGCTTCGAAGAGGCGGGCCACTGCCGACGCGGATACGTGATCGAGAAGCTCGGCGCCGCGCAGTTCGCCGCGTCTGCCACCGTCGATCGCCTGCGCGAGTTCGCAGCGGTCGCGGACCCGCCACCGCTGCGGACCGTGACGCTCGCCGCCACCGACCCCGCCAACCCGTACGGCGCCGCCCTCGGATGGCCCGCGATCGAAGGGGTCACCCACCGACCGGGCCGCAAGGCCGGAGGTCTCGTCGTGCTCGTCGACGGCGAGCTGACCCTCTACCTCGAGCGTGGGGGGCGCAGCGCCCTCGCCTTCACCGACGCGGAGCCCGCGCTGCAGGCGGCAGCACGTCACCTCGCCGAGACGGCGAAGAAGAGACGGCTCGAGACGCTCACCGTCGAGCAGGTGAACGGCGAGTTCGTCTACGGCACCGCGGTCGGCCGAGCGCTGCGCGAGGCGGGATTCGTCGAGTCCCCGAAGGGGCTGACCCTGCGGAAGCTCACCGCGGGCGACACCCTGCGCGAGGCGGCTCGTGCCTGA
- a CDS encoding DNA-formamidopyrimidine glycosylase family protein has translation MPEGDTVYRAAAKLSAALTGKVVTRFDIRVPGSATADLRGETVHEVAARGKHLLHRIGGYTLHSHLKMEGRWDVYRPGERWRRPAFKARAIVGVTGADAVGFDLAMVEVLRTADEHTVIGHLGPDLLADDWDEAEAVRRVSADERAAHVALLDQRNVAGFGNVYANELLFVRGIAPTTPATEIDAQATIALGERMIRANLPRPERTFTGDSRPGRRFWVYGREGAPCRRCGTPIRATSLGATATSERNVYWCPTCQPG, from the coding sequence GTGCCTGAGGGCGACACCGTGTACCGCGCCGCGGCGAAGCTCTCCGCGGCGCTCACGGGCAAGGTGGTCACGCGGTTCGACATCCGCGTGCCCGGGAGCGCCACCGCGGATCTCCGCGGCGAGACGGTGCACGAGGTGGCGGCGCGGGGCAAGCATCTGCTCCACCGCATCGGCGGGTACACGCTGCACTCGCATCTCAAGATGGAGGGCCGGTGGGACGTCTATCGGCCGGGAGAGCGCTGGCGACGCCCCGCTTTCAAGGCTCGGGCGATCGTCGGTGTGACGGGCGCCGATGCCGTCGGCTTCGACCTGGCCATGGTCGAGGTTCTGCGCACGGCCGACGAGCACACCGTGATCGGGCACCTCGGTCCCGATCTGCTCGCCGACGACTGGGACGAAGCCGAGGCCGTGCGACGCGTGTCCGCCGACGAGAGGGCCGCCCACGTCGCTCTCCTCGACCAACGGAACGTGGCGGGGTTCGGCAACGTCTATGCGAACGAGCTGCTGTTCGTCCGCGGTATCGCGCCGACCACCCCGGCCACCGAGATCGATGCCCAGGCGACCATCGCCCTCGGCGAGCGCATGATCCGCGCCAATCTTCCCCGTCCCGAGCGCACCTTCACCGGCGACAGCCGTCCCGGGCGCCGCTTCTGGGTGTACGGGCGCGAGGGGGCACCGTGCCGCCGCTGCGGCACTCCCATTCGGGCCACCTCACTCGGCGCCACCGCGACGAGCGAACGGAACGTGTACTGGTGCCCGACCTGCCAGCCAGGCTGA
- a CDS encoding transferase yields the protein MGKNYIDIENDHGETLRYRKHVNGRGLVAHGAKVHPSALVENGAYVEPGVQIAAGVRVGRGAWIESDAVIGPEAHIEPHAHICAGAVIGAGAHIGVRTQVGHNARIAVGSLIGDDEIINDGEAVATDRRGLRLAA from the coding sequence GTGGGAAAGAACTACATCGACATCGAAAACGACCACGGCGAGACGCTGCGTTACCGCAAGCACGTCAATGGTCGCGGACTCGTCGCGCACGGCGCGAAGGTCCACCCGTCGGCGCTGGTCGAGAACGGCGCGTACGTCGAACCCGGCGTGCAGATCGCCGCGGGTGTTCGTGTCGGCCGCGGTGCCTGGATCGAGTCAGACGCCGTGATCGGCCCGGAGGCCCACATCGAGCCGCACGCGCACATCTGCGCCGGAGCGGTGATCGGCGCGGGCGCCCACATCGGCGTCCGCACACAGGTCGGCCACAACGCTCGGATCGCGGTGGGCTCGCTCATCGGCGACGACGAGATCATCAACGATGGTGAGGCGGTCGCCACCGACCGGCGGGGCCTGCGCCTGGCCGCCTGA
- a CDS encoding DUF1304 domain-containing protein gives MIGILALVFAGLAALLHVYIFVLESVRWTQPKTWKVFGIADQQAADVTKPMAYNQGFYNLFLAVGAAIGIVFWVVNGIGDVAGRTLLIFSLGSMLAAALVLVTSGRKYLRPASIQGTLPLIGLILAILA, from the coding sequence ATGATCGGCATCCTGGCGCTCGTCTTCGCGGGACTCGCAGCCCTGCTCCACGTCTACATCTTCGTGCTCGAGAGCGTCCGGTGGACGCAGCCGAAGACGTGGAAGGTCTTCGGCATCGCCGACCAGCAGGCCGCCGACGTGACCAAGCCCATGGCGTACAACCAGGGTTTCTACAACCTCTTCCTCGCGGTCGGCGCGGCGATCGGCATCGTGTTCTGGGTGGTCAACGGCATCGGCGACGTCGCCGGACGGACGCTGCTCATCTTCTCGCTCGGGTCGATGCTCGCCGCAGCGCTCGTCCTCGTCACCTCGGGCAGGAAGTACCTCCGCCCCGCGAGCATCCAGGGGACGCTGCCGCTCATCGGTCTGATCCTGGCGATCTTGGCCTGA
- a CDS encoding LysR substrate-binding domain-containing protein, with protein MLGAIPGATPGKWIGLWRERMPHVSLELREIAVSAQLEALAEVDAALVRLPVEESDDLHVIPLYEEEPVVVMSTDSDLTAADELDIADLRGEVVIAAADDVLHLSVPDAVAPAFAPPSDTAEAIATVAAGVGVVVVPMSLARAHQRRDVEYRVLRDGPRSTVALAWLRDRTTPDVETFVGVVRGRTARSSR; from the coding sequence GTGCTGGGCGCGATCCCCGGCGCGACGCCCGGCAAGTGGATCGGGCTGTGGCGGGAGCGCATGCCGCACGTCTCCCTCGAACTCCGTGAGATCGCCGTCTCCGCCCAACTCGAGGCGCTCGCCGAGGTCGATGCGGCGCTCGTCCGCCTCCCCGTCGAGGAGTCCGACGATCTCCACGTCATCCCCCTCTACGAAGAGGAGCCCGTCGTCGTCATGTCGACCGACTCCGATCTGACCGCCGCCGACGAGCTCGACATCGCCGACCTGCGTGGTGAGGTCGTCATCGCGGCAGCGGACGACGTCTTGCACCTGTCGGTTCCGGATGCCGTCGCCCCGGCGTTCGCGCCCCCGAGCGACACCGCTGAGGCGATCGCGACCGTCGCCGCGGGGGTGGGGGTGGTGGTCGTGCCGATGTCGCTCGCTCGTGCGCATCAGCGACGGGACGTCGAATACCGCGTACTGCGCGATGGCCCGCGCTCCACCGTCGCTCTTGCGTGGCTTCGCGACCGCACGACCCCGGATGTGGAGACGTTCGTGGGCGTCGTGCGCGGTCGCACGGCGCGATCGTCCCGCTGA
- a CDS encoding GMP synthase has translation MTGSLLYVCVRPQREAAVAEWASFRDGLGVRDEDLVHHDLVRAPLPEDLDRYAAVVVGGSPFNVTDPDKTDDQRRLERDLERLAAVAIEGRTNALFTCFGIGVVTRLLGGRVSLLHPEGTGPTDIALTAAGRDDELFGILEPRFEALTAHKEGTATVPPSAVLLAENDACPVQAYRAGAGLWATQFHPEPTTDAFVERMVVYRDAGYFDADAFDEVSAHVRTASVEQPTRLLRSFAARSVAA, from the coding sequence ATGACCGGTTCTCTTCTCTACGTCTGCGTCCGCCCGCAGCGTGAGGCGGCCGTGGCCGAGTGGGCGTCTTTCCGCGACGGTCTCGGCGTGCGCGATGAGGACCTCGTGCACCACGATCTCGTCCGCGCTCCGCTCCCTGAGGACCTGGACCGATACGCTGCAGTGGTCGTCGGGGGCAGCCCTTTCAACGTCACCGACCCCGACAAGACCGACGACCAGCGTCGTCTCGAGCGTGATCTGGAACGCCTCGCCGCGGTGGCGATCGAGGGCCGCACGAACGCACTGTTCACCTGCTTCGGCATCGGCGTCGTGACGCGCCTCCTCGGCGGTCGTGTGAGTCTCCTGCACCCCGAGGGAACGGGTCCCACCGACATCGCGCTCACCGCGGCCGGCCGAGACGACGAGCTGTTCGGCATCCTGGAACCTCGCTTCGAGGCGCTGACCGCGCACAAAGAGGGCACGGCGACCGTGCCGCCGAGCGCCGTCCTGCTCGCCGAGAACGACGCTTGCCCGGTGCAGGCGTATCGCGCGGGGGCCGGGCTGTGGGCCACGCAGTTCCATCCCGAGCCGACCACCGACGCCTTCGTGGAGCGGATGGTCGTCTATCGCGATGCGGGCTACTTCGATGCCGACGCGTTCGACGAGGTGTCCGCTCACGTGCGTACCGCCTCGGTCGAGCAGCCCACGCGCCTGCTGCGCTCGTTCGCCGCGCGTTCCGTCGCGGCCTGA
- a CDS encoding tryptophan-rich sensory protein, protein MNAAAQWRGSDLARQIVVLSAVSFMLIAAVIGAGAFGNTAVQDQQGGALNTDGSYLAPAGPAFSIWSVIYLGLIVYSIWQAFPRQRTNPRQRALGWLIALTMTLNGLWLVAARFGTLVVTVVVIVLLLAALGWAFRVAVATREPRGGVVDSVLIDGVTGLHLGWVTLATVANTAAWLTTIVPAEWESAADAIGIAVLIVVALIGLAIAWRSSWRVTPAIALAWGLSWLAVERFTGEPQSGPIGATAIVVAAVVLLPPAIVSVLRLIRPNVD, encoded by the coding sequence ATGAACGCAGCAGCACAGTGGCGGGGCTCGGACCTCGCTCGTCAGATCGTCGTCCTCTCCGCGGTGTCGTTCATGCTGATCGCGGCCGTCATCGGCGCGGGCGCCTTCGGCAACACCGCCGTGCAGGACCAGCAGGGCGGCGCCCTCAACACCGACGGTTCGTACCTCGCGCCCGCCGGCCCCGCGTTCTCGATCTGGTCGGTCATCTACCTCGGCCTGATCGTCTACTCCATCTGGCAGGCATTTCCCCGCCAGCGCACGAACCCGCGGCAGCGCGCCCTCGGTTGGCTGATCGCCCTGACGATGACGCTGAACGGACTGTGGCTCGTGGCGGCGCGCTTCGGCACGCTCGTCGTCACCGTCGTCGTGATCGTGCTCCTGCTCGCCGCTCTCGGCTGGGCCTTCCGAGTCGCCGTCGCCACCCGCGAGCCGCGCGGCGGTGTCGTCGACTCCGTGCTCATCGACGGCGTCACGGGCTTGCACCTCGGCTGGGTCACCCTGGCGACCGTCGCCAACACTGCCGCGTGGCTGACGACCATCGTGCCCGCCGAGTGGGAGAGCGCAGCGGATGCCATCGGCATCGCGGTCCTGATCGTGGTGGCCCTCATCGGCCTGGCGATCGCGTGGCGCAGTTCGTGGCGCGTGACACCCGCGATCGCCCTCGCGTGGGGTCTGAGCTGGCTCGCCGTGGAGCGCTTCACCGGGGAGCCGCAGAGCGGCCCGATCGGTGCGACCGCGATCGTCGTGGCCGCGGTCGTACTGCTGCCGCCGGCGATCGTTAGCGTGCTGCGTCTGATCCGGCCGAACGTCGACTGA
- a CDS encoding sodium:calcium antiporter has product MDSLPFFLLVVIFVAAAAVVWVAGIQLSKATDVLDARLHLGSALGGLIVLAVATNLPEIAITVSAAVSGNLEVAVGNILGGIALQTVVLVILDAFGKRGRGVKPLTYRAASLTVVLEGLVVVAVLAVVIAGSQLPSGLEALRLTPDVVLIAALWIVGLVLVQRAGKHLPWHEDGRAPDAAPKSQKKDPAKAMSTKRAALVFSISALATLVAGVVLERAGDAASSQIGLSGVLFGATVLALATSLPEISTGLQAIRQGDDNLAISDIFGGNAFLPVLFLLATVISGAAVLPQANGADIYLTALAALLTLVYVVGLIFRPQRRLLGMGVDSFVVLVLYAVGIGGLFAISA; this is encoded by the coding sequence GTGGACTCGTTGCCGTTCTTCCTGCTCGTCGTGATCTTCGTCGCCGCGGCGGCGGTGGTGTGGGTCGCCGGAATCCAGCTGTCGAAGGCGACCGACGTGCTCGATGCCCGGTTGCACCTGGGCAGCGCGCTCGGAGGCCTGATCGTTCTCGCCGTGGCGACCAACCTGCCCGAGATCGCGATCACGGTGTCGGCGGCCGTGTCGGGCAACCTCGAGGTCGCGGTGGGCAACATCCTGGGCGGGATCGCCCTGCAGACGGTCGTGCTCGTCATCCTCGACGCGTTCGGAAAGCGCGGCCGCGGCGTGAAGCCGCTGACCTACCGCGCGGCATCCCTCACCGTCGTTCTGGAGGGCCTCGTCGTCGTCGCCGTCCTCGCCGTCGTCATCGCGGGAAGCCAGCTTCCGAGCGGGCTCGAGGCGCTGCGGCTCACCCCCGACGTCGTGCTGATCGCCGCCCTGTGGATCGTGGGGTTGGTCCTCGTTCAGCGGGCCGGGAAGCACCTGCCCTGGCACGAGGACGGGCGAGCACCGGATGCCGCACCGAAGTCGCAGAAGAAGGATCCGGCGAAGGCGATGAGCACGAAGAGGGCGGCCCTCGTCTTCTCGATTTCTGCCCTCGCCACCCTCGTCGCGGGCGTGGTGCTCGAGCGCGCGGGAGATGCGGCGTCGTCGCAGATCGGGCTCTCGGGGGTGCTCTTCGGTGCGACCGTGCTCGCTCTCGCGACCTCTCTTCCCGAGATCTCCACGGGCCTGCAGGCTATCCGTCAGGGCGACGACAACCTCGCGATCAGCGACATCTTCGGCGGCAATGCCTTCTTGCCGGTGCTCTTCCTGCTCGCGACCGTCATCTCGGGCGCGGCGGTGCTCCCCCAGGCCAACGGAGCCGACATCTACCTGACGGCTCTCGCGGCTCTCCTGACCCTCGTGTACGTGGTCGGCTTGATCTTCCGCCCGCAGCGACGCCTGCTCGGGATGGGCGTCGACTCGTTCGTCGTCCTCGTGCTCTATGCCGTGGGCATCGGCGGCTTGTTCGCCATCTCCGCCTGA